In one Culex quinquefasciatus strain JHB chromosome 2, VPISU_Cqui_1.0_pri_paternal, whole genome shotgun sequence genomic region, the following are encoded:
- the LOC6052374 gene encoding vitelline membrane protein 15a-3 translates to MNKFIALAVFSTALVGALANYAPAAPAKYEAPKASYGGGHGGYAAPAAASYGGGHASGGYGGHGGYGGGHGGAVPVVHTYAAQAPAAKCGANLLVGCAPSVAHVPCVPVHGGGHGGYGAAHGGSYGGASYGGASHGASYGGASHGASYGAPAAHGGYRASEDGSEPFDKFEE, encoded by the coding sequence ATGAACAAGTTTATCGCCCTGGCAGTGTTCTCGACGGCCCTGGTTGGCGCCTTGGCCAACTACGCCCCGGCCGCTCCGGCCAAGTACGAAGCGCCGAAGGCCAGCTACGGCGGTGGCCACGGAGGATACGCCGCCCCGGCTGCGGCCAGCTACGGTGGTGGCCACGCTTCCGGCGGCTACGGAGGACACGGAGGATACGGCGGCGGACACGGTGGAGCCGTTCCGGTGGTGCACACGTACGCTGCCCAGGCCCCGGCGGCCAAGTGCGGAGCTAACCTGCTGGTCGGATGTGCCCCGAGCGTGGCGCACGTGCCCTGCGTCCCAGTCCATGGCGGTGGCCACGGAGGATACGGCGCGGCTCATGGCGGTTCGTACGGCGGAGCATCGTACGGAGGCGCCTCTCACGGAGCGTCCTACGGTGGAGCTTCCCACGGAGCGTCGTACGGAGCCCCGGCTGCCCACGGTGGATACCGTGCCAGCGAGGACGGTTCGGAGCCCTTCGACAAGTTCGAGGAATAA